In the genome of Halapricum salinum, one region contains:
- a CDS encoding non-canonical purine NTP pyrophosphatase: MLHFVTGNAGKVHEVQSLLDAEVEQFEFDYTEIQSQDLREIAARGAREAYREVGEPVIVDDSGLFVESLDGFPGPYSAYVEDTVGVERLWRLVEPEADHSAAFRAVVAYCDGGEFEATPEPVDRGERRGPDQAAAERSSATTDDQVDADDLSVKFFEGVVPGEIVAPRGDGGFGYDPIFEHGGQTFAEMDTEQKNAVSHRGRALARFAEWYEQS; this comes from the coding sequence ATGCTGCATTTCGTCACGGGCAACGCCGGGAAAGTCCACGAGGTCCAGTCCCTGCTCGACGCCGAGGTCGAGCAGTTCGAGTTCGACTACACGGAGATCCAGAGTCAGGACCTGCGAGAGATTGCTGCCCGCGGGGCGCGCGAGGCCTACCGAGAGGTTGGCGAACCGGTCATCGTCGACGACTCGGGGCTGTTCGTCGAGTCGCTCGACGGGTTCCCGGGACCCTATTCGGCGTACGTCGAGGATACCGTCGGCGTCGAACGGCTCTGGCGACTCGTCGAACCCGAAGCCGACCACAGCGCAGCGTTCCGGGCGGTCGTCGCCTACTGCGACGGCGGGGAGTTCGAAGCAACGCCCGAACCGGTCGACCGTGGCGAGCGACGCGGCCCGGATCAGGCTGCCGCCGAGCGATCGAGCGCGACCACTGACGACCAGGTCGATGCGGACGACCTCTCGGTCAAGTTCTTCGAGGGGGTCGTCCCCGGCGAGATCGTCGCGCCGCGGGGCGACGGTGGGTTCGGCTACGATCCCATCTTCGAACACGGCGGCCAGACCTTCGCCGAGATGGACACCGAACAGAAAAACGCCGTCTCCCACCGCGGCCGCGCCCTCGCACGCTTTGCCGAGTGGTACGAGCAGTCCTGA
- a CDS encoding MaoC family dehydratase translates to MSSEPHDLLNTWTETSSHVVNSMMEANRAAFAAFGVGARSDDPASGPEIEAEEDLPTWHVTVDAEDHLSVGDGVEFSKTISDADVRRFALSSGDTNPLHLDEEFAEQTRFKGRIAHGTLVGGLISAALARLPGLTIYLSQDLEFHAPVRIGDRVTAECEIVEDLGHNQYRLTTTVTDGEEAVIDGEAVVLIDERPDE, encoded by the coding sequence ATGAGTTCGGAACCTCACGATCTTTTGAACACCTGGACAGAAACCTCCTCACACGTCGTAAACAGCATGATGGAGGCCAACCGGGCCGCCTTCGCTGCGTTCGGCGTCGGCGCTCGCAGCGACGACCCTGCCAGCGGACCCGAGATCGAAGCCGAAGAGGACCTGCCGACCTGGCACGTCACGGTCGACGCCGAGGATCACCTCAGCGTCGGTGACGGTGTCGAGTTCTCGAAGACGATCTCGGACGCCGACGTCCGCCGGTTCGCCCTCTCCAGCGGCGACACCAACCCCCTCCATCTGGACGAGGAGTTCGCCGAACAGACACGGTTCAAGGGCCGGATCGCCCACGGGACACTCGTCGGCGGCCTCATCAGCGCCGCGCTCGCGCGCCTGCCCGGCCTCACGATCTACCTCTCTCAGGACCTCGAATTCCACGCCCCAGTCCGGATCGGCGACCGCGTCACCGCCGAGTGTGAGATCGTCGAGGACCTCGGTCACAACCAGTATCGGCTGACGACGACCGTCACCGACGGCGAAGAAGCCGTCATCGACGGCGAGGCCGTCGTCCTCATCGACGAGCGACCTGACGAGTAG
- a CDS encoding DUF5808 domain-containing protein: MADKPQSGEIFGVPYNFERPSLRRLLSSYWQPGEGMLVKKPFGIGYTLNLANWRSWIVLAAAGALLYQERGKSEDSESEELEDESDEPVEVIVD; the protein is encoded by the coding sequence ATGGCAGACAAACCACAGTCTGGAGAGATCTTCGGCGTGCCGTACAACTTCGAGCGACCGAGTCTGCGCCGCCTGCTGTCCTCGTACTGGCAGCCCGGTGAGGGCATGCTCGTCAAGAAGCCCTTCGGGATCGGCTACACGCTCAACCTGGCCAACTGGCGCTCGTGGATCGTGCTCGCGGCCGCCGGCGCCCTGCTCTACCAGGAACGCGGCAAGTCCGAGGACAGCGAGTCCGAGGAGCTCGAAGACGAATCCGACGAGCCCGTCGAAGTCATCGTCGACTAG
- a CDS encoding bifunctional N(6)-L-threonylcarbamoyladenine synthase/serine/threonine protein kinase has product MTCSRLRVLAIEGTAWAASAAVFETTDPTERTDDERVDIFTDAYAPDSGGIHPREAAEHMHEAIPKVVAQARETAETWAAEHDEQTQNPVDAVAFSRGPGLGPCLRIVATAARATAQRFDVPLVGVNHMVAHLEIGRHRSGFESPVCLNASGANAHILGFRNGRYRVLGETMDTGVGNAIDKFTRHLGWSHPGGPKVEQRAKEGDFLDLPYVVKGMDFSFSGIMSAAKQAVDDDEPVEDVCFALQEHIFAMLTEVSERALSLTGSGQLVLGGGVAQNARLRGMLESMCAQRGAEFYAPEPRFLRDNAGMIAVLGAKMYDAGDTLPIAESQIDSNFRPDQVPVTWREREAWTATGDNVRAGDALQGAEATVTFEDGIVTKRRLPREYRHEILDARLRRTRTRLEARLTSQARRAGVPTPVLRDVDPDEGMLVFEKVGEADLRDRLTEASVRDVAGHLATIHDAGFVHGDPTTRNVRVDGDRTYLIDFGLGYFTDDPEDYAMDLHVFDQSLTGTADDPESLIAAARESYERASADPESVLDSLAEIEGRGRYQ; this is encoded by the coding sequence GTGACCTGCAGCCGACTTCGCGTCCTCGCGATCGAAGGCACCGCCTGGGCAGCCTCGGCTGCGGTCTTCGAGACGACCGACCCCACCGAACGAACCGACGACGAACGAGTCGACATTTTCACCGACGCCTACGCGCCCGACAGCGGCGGCATCCACCCCCGCGAAGCCGCCGAGCACATGCACGAGGCGATCCCCAAAGTCGTCGCACAGGCTCGCGAGACGGCCGAAACATGGGCAGCCGAACACGACGAGCAGACGCAGAATCCCGTCGATGCAGTCGCATTCTCCCGCGGCCCCGGCCTCGGGCCGTGCCTGCGAATCGTCGCCACCGCAGCGAGAGCGACGGCCCAGCGATTCGACGTCCCACTCGTCGGCGTCAACCACATGGTCGCTCACCTGGAGATCGGCCGCCACCGCTCGGGGTTCGAATCGCCCGTGTGCCTCAACGCCTCCGGAGCCAATGCCCACATTCTCGGCTTCCGGAACGGCCGCTATCGCGTGCTCGGCGAGACGATGGACACCGGCGTCGGCAACGCCATCGACAAGTTCACCCGCCATCTCGGCTGGTCCCATCCCGGCGGCCCCAAAGTCGAGCAGCGAGCCAAAGAAGGAGACTTTCTCGATCTGCCGTACGTCGTCAAGGGGATGGACTTCTCGTTTTCGGGGATCATGAGCGCCGCCAAGCAAGCGGTGGACGATGACGAGCCAGTCGAAGACGTCTGTTTCGCCCTGCAGGAGCACATCTTCGCGATGCTTACGGAGGTCAGCGAGCGTGCCCTCTCACTCACTGGTAGCGGCCAGCTCGTCCTCGGGGGCGGAGTCGCTCAGAACGCCCGCCTGCGGGGGATGCTCGAATCGATGTGTGCCCAGCGCGGGGCCGAATTCTACGCGCCCGAGCCGCGATTTCTGCGGGACAACGCCGGCATGATCGCCGTCCTCGGCGCGAAGATGTACGACGCGGGCGACACCCTCCCGATCGCGGAGTCACAGATCGATTCGAACTTCCGGCCCGATCAGGTCCCGGTCACCTGGCGCGAGCGAGAGGCGTGGACGGCAACGGGCGACAACGTCCGGGCCGGCGACGCTCTCCAGGGCGCGGAAGCGACGGTCACCTTCGAGGACGGCATCGTCACGAAGCGACGCCTCCCACGCGAGTATCGCCACGAGATCCTCGACGCGCGACTCCGCCGGACACGGACTCGACTGGAGGCCCGACTCACCAGTCAGGCCCGGCGCGCTGGCGTTCCGACGCCCGTCCTCCGGGACGTCGACCCCGATGAGGGCATGCTGGTCTTCGAGAAAGTAGGCGAGGCCGACCTGCGCGACCGACTCACCGAGGCGTCCGTCCGGGACGTGGCCGGTCACCTCGCGACGATCCACGACGCCGGGTTCGTCCACGGCGATCCGACGACTCGAAATGTGCGCGTCGACGGTGACAGGACCTATCTCATCGACTTCGGGCTGGGCTACTTCACCGACGATCCCGAGGACTACGCGATGGACTTGCACGTCTTCGACCAGTCGCTGACCGGGACTGCCGACGATCCCGAGTCGCTGATCGCGGCCGCTCGCGAGAGTTATGAACGCGCCAGCGCCGATCCCGAGTCCGTCCTCGACAGCCTCGCCGAGATCGAGGGGCGCGGCCGGTATCAGTAG
- a CDS encoding poly(R)-hydroxyalkanoic acid synthase subunit PhaE, translated as MSDTNDVQEEWSRMVEQMNDAVADSVEQNMQAQAAFMESWADAVEDSVPEEDVLAEGMQGYNKAYEVWMDAAERMFERSTDAAQGEDVEPSEFRDIWLQSANEAFKEVMGTSAFAAANGQLVESMLEMRQEADEIGQDTISQLGFPTRDDMDEVGERLVELERRQQAVEQKLDRVLDALEE; from the coding sequence ATGAGCGATACAAACGACGTACAAGAGGAGTGGAGTCGAATGGTCGAACAGATGAACGACGCGGTCGCGGACTCCGTCGAGCAGAACATGCAGGCCCAGGCGGCCTTCATGGAGTCGTGGGCCGACGCCGTCGAGGATTCGGTCCCCGAAGAGGACGTCCTCGCGGAGGGAATGCAGGGCTACAACAAGGCCTACGAGGTCTGGATGGACGCCGCCGAGCGGATGTTCGAGCGATCCACCGACGCCGCCCAGGGCGAGGACGTCGAACCCAGCGAGTTCCGCGACATCTGGCTGCAGTCGGCCAACGAGGCCTTCAAAGAAGTGATGGGTACGTCCGCCTTTGCCGCCGCGAACGGCCAGCTCGTCGAGTCCATGCTGGAGATGCGCCAGGAGGCCGACGAGATCGGCCAGGACACGATCTCCCAGCTCGGCTTCCCGACTCGCGACGACATGGACGAGGTCGGCGAGCGCCTCGTCGAACTCGAGCGCCGCCAGCAGGCAGTCGAACAGAAGCTCGACCGCGTCCTCGACGCCCTCGAGGAGTGA
- a CDS encoding glycoside hydrolase family 97 catalytic domain-containing protein, protein MCAREAERSPLRRRTFLGALAAAGGATLLPTAMATAPEEIGQQISHPDPITSGPTATTQTIQSPGGTLSVTLDADDGALSYRVERAGEPVIEDSELGLEFADGSTFGTDATVLGSATDSVDRTWEPPWGRYSEIRERYRELAVTVEDERTVTVTIRVFEEGVGLRYTIHGEDDFEIVDERTTFAVAGDGDAAWYNDDPNKYEQRIRETAISDVGGANTPITMALDDGPALSIHEADLTDYAAMRLAAVGGTTFESTLVTWPDGVTKVRGTAPHVSPWRTVEVGDGVGDLIESNLVVNLAQESKIEDPSWVEPGKYMGIWWELHIGESTWHPGDRVGATTENAKQYIDFCAAHDIPNLLAEGWNVGWDPGGLAGFDDQDFTRPTEHFDLQEILDYGGSRGVSFVAHNETGAQAARYDENMADIFAQYNEWGIPAVKNGYVNPPFHNGQKQQSQWAVKHYRRMVATAAQNEVMINAHEPIKPTGERRTWPNFMTREGVQGMEYQNFTGGLPANHSVLVAQTRMLAGPVDYTPGIFDLTDDGSNVNSTRARQLSHYPVLFSGLQMVADLPKNYRDDDGEVYPEFEFIADVPASWDETRVVDTELGSYVSIARKREGVWYVGTQSGESRSLDLALDFLDDEAYVAEIYADAPETSLGSNPEAVAVEERTVSGGETITVELARGGGHAMRLVPAEGDVPYCPSLSVDAPQRADVGTTTISGTTDADSVRVEVGDSVFEPAVEDGQFSAAVPITAGENSITVSVPKRNADERCRETAVIQGVDRLADWSDSTGDDHGPGSYTYPGNHVFTAGSFDLTRVTIDRVGASYEIGVSIGGTLENPWQFEGGFSTQFLQVYVRDPARSGGTTDARAGVDAAFEAPYHRRILANGEHGVTVEAPDGEEIATGSTRVDTETIVLTVPADAVGPLSTSALAVLVLGYDGHTESNVRPVESEASTWRFGGAGSEDAPNVIDLMTPDGTSNAEALAHTDDQPATIPYRTVGDATVEDGPIVGTNAPQDIDGDGHFEDIDGDGKATISDVFTYFERRDGDRIRSAPPQFDFDGDGQSGTAGDVFALYRELFDF, encoded by the coding sequence ATGTGCGCACGCGAGGCGGAGCGATCACCACTTCGTCGGCGGACCTTTCTCGGAGCGCTCGCGGCTGCCGGCGGGGCGACGCTACTCCCGACTGCGATGGCGACCGCCCCCGAGGAGATCGGCCAGCAGATCTCCCACCCCGACCCGATTACGTCCGGCCCGACTGCGACGACCCAGACCATACAGTCACCCGGCGGAACGCTCTCAGTGACGCTCGACGCGGACGACGGTGCGCTGTCCTATCGAGTCGAGCGCGCGGGCGAACCCGTCATCGAGGACTCCGAACTCGGCCTGGAATTCGCCGACGGATCGACCTTCGGGACCGACGCCACCGTCCTCGGCTCGGCGACCGATAGCGTCGACCGGACCTGGGAGCCGCCGTGGGGACGCTACAGCGAGATCCGCGAACGCTACCGCGAACTGGCCGTCACCGTCGAGGACGAGCGAACGGTAACGGTCACGATTCGCGTCTTCGAAGAGGGCGTCGGCTTGCGGTACACGATCCACGGCGAGGACGACTTCGAGATCGTCGACGAGCGGACGACGTTCGCGGTGGCGGGCGACGGCGACGCGGCGTGGTACAACGACGACCCGAACAAGTACGAACAGCGGATCAGAGAGACAGCGATCAGCGACGTCGGCGGCGCGAACACGCCGATCACGATGGCCCTCGACGACGGCCCCGCACTGTCGATCCACGAGGCCGACCTCACAGACTACGCGGCGATGCGACTCGCCGCTGTCGGCGGGACGACCTTCGAGTCCACTCTCGTCACCTGGCCTGACGGGGTGACCAAAGTCCGGGGAACGGCCCCGCACGTCTCGCCGTGGCGCACTGTCGAGGTGGGCGACGGCGTCGGCGACCTGATCGAGTCGAATCTCGTGGTCAATCTCGCCCAGGAATCGAAAATCGAGGATCCGAGCTGGGTCGAGCCGGGCAAGTACATGGGCATCTGGTGGGAGCTACACATCGGCGAGTCGACCTGGCATCCCGGCGACCGCGTGGGTGCGACGACCGAGAACGCCAAACAGTATATCGACTTCTGTGCCGCCCACGATATCCCGAACCTGCTGGCGGAGGGCTGGAACGTCGGCTGGGACCCCGGCGGACTCGCGGGCTTCGACGACCAGGACTTTACCAGGCCGACCGAGCACTTCGACCTGCAGGAGATTCTGGACTACGGCGGCTCGCGCGGCGTCAGCTTCGTCGCGCACAACGAGACCGGCGCACAGGCCGCTCGCTACGACGAGAATATGGCCGACATCTTCGCCCAGTACAACGAGTGGGGGATTCCGGCGGTCAAGAACGGCTACGTCAATCCGCCGTTCCACAACGGGCAGAAACAGCAATCGCAGTGGGCCGTCAAGCATTACCGGCGGATGGTGGCCACTGCGGCCCAAAACGAGGTGATGATCAACGCACACGAGCCGATCAAACCAACCGGCGAGCGCCGGACCTGGCCCAACTTCATGACCCGCGAGGGCGTCCAGGGAATGGAGTATCAGAACTTTACTGGTGGGCTGCCGGCCAATCACAGCGTCCTGGTCGCCCAGACCCGGATGCTCGCCGGGCCGGTCGACTACACGCCCGGAATCTTCGACCTGACCGACGACGGGAGCAACGTCAACAGCACGCGCGCCCGCCAGCTCAGCCACTATCCCGTCCTCTTCTCGGGCTTGCAGATGGTCGCCGACCTCCCGAAGAACTACCGCGACGACGACGGCGAGGTCTACCCCGAGTTCGAATTCATCGCGGACGTGCCCGCAAGCTGGGACGAGACCCGGGTCGTCGACACCGAACTCGGCTCGTACGTCTCGATCGCCCGCAAGCGAGAGGGCGTCTGGTACGTCGGCACCCAGTCCGGGGAGTCCCGATCACTCGATCTCGCGCTCGACTTTCTGGACGACGAGGCCTACGTTGCCGAAATCTACGCCGACGCACCCGAGACGAGCCTCGGGAGCAACCCAGAAGCGGTCGCAGTCGAGGAGCGCACCGTCTCCGGCGGCGAGACGATCACGGTCGAGCTGGCACGCGGGGGCGGCCACGCGATGCGGCTCGTCCCCGCCGAGGGCGACGTGCCCTACTGCCCGTCGCTGTCGGTCGACGCACCGCAGCGGGCAGACGTCGGCACGACCACGATCTCGGGAACGACCGACGCCGACTCCGTCAGGGTCGAAGTCGGTGACTCGGTCTTCGAACCCGCTGTCGAAGACGGACAGTTCAGCGCCGCGGTCCCGATCACCGCGGGCGAGAACTCGATCACCGTCTCAGTGCCCAAACGGAACGCCGACGAGCGCTGTCGCGAGACGGCCGTGATCCAGGGCGTCGACCGCCTCGCCGACTGGTCTGACTCGACGGGCGACGACCACGGGCCGGGCAGCTACACCTACCCTGGAAATCACGTATTCACTGCGGGGTCGTTCGACCTGACGCGCGTCACAATCGATCGCGTCGGCGCGAGCTACGAGATCGGCGTCTCGATCGGTGGAACGCTCGAAAATCCCTGGCAGTTCGAGGGAGGGTTCAGCACACAGTTCCTCCAGGTGTACGTCCGCGACCCTGCACGATCCGGCGGGACCACGGACGCGAGAGCCGGTGTCGACGCGGCCTTCGAGGCACCGTATCACCGTCGCATCCTCGCGAACGGCGAACACGGGGTGACCGTCGAGGCTCCCGACGGTGAGGAGATCGCGACCGGAAGCACCCGCGTCGACACCGAGACGATCGTCCTCACAGTTCCCGCCGACGCGGTCGGGCCCCTCTCGACGAGCGCGCTTGCCGTCCTCGTGCTGGGCTACGACGGCCACACCGAGAGCAACGTCCGCCCCGTCGAAAGCGAGGCCAGCACCTGGCGCTTCGGTGGCGCTGGCAGCGAGGACGCGCCGAACGTCATCGATCTGATGACGCCCGACGGGACGAGCAACGCCGAGGCGCTCGCCCACACTGACGACCAGCCCGCGACGATCCCCTATCGCACTGTCGGGGACGCGACGGTCGAGGACGGCCCGATCGTCGGCACTAATGCGCCGCAGGATATCGACGGCGATGGCCACTTCGAAGACATTGACGGCGACGGGAAGGCGACGATCTCGGATGTCTTCACCTACTTCGAACGTCGTGACGGCGACCGTATCCGTTCGGCTCCGCCGCAGTTCGACTTCGACGGTGACGGACAGAGCGGGACTGCCGGCGACGTCTTCGCGCTCTACCGAGAGCTATTCGACTTCTGA
- a CDS encoding AbrB/MazE/SpoVT family DNA-binding domain-containing protein, whose product MTESNDAMDMMWPPAMWKEMQEAGEQAVEQQQQMMQQLFSGSASGMDMSSLGAMRQLATFKTRVQSGGRISIPDAEREALDIEEGDIVQAVVLPVKRNRDDTNE is encoded by the coding sequence ATGACGGAGAGCAACGACGCGATGGACATGATGTGGCCGCCTGCGATGTGGAAAGAAATGCAGGAAGCCGGCGAGCAGGCCGTCGAACAGCAGCAACAGATGATGCAGCAGCTGTTCAGCGGCTCCGCGAGTGGGATGGACATGAGTAGTCTGGGCGCGATGCGCCAGTTGGCGACGTTCAAGACACGCGTCCAGAGCGGGGGGCGTATCAGCATCCCCGACGCCGAGCGCGAAGCCCTCGACATCGAGGAAGGCGACATCGTCCAGGCCGTCGTACTCCCCGTCAAACGTAACCGAGATGATACAAATGAGTGA